GAGTCGAATCCACCACCGTACTCGAAGCGCCGCCACTCGTACCCTCAGTCGCCTGAAAACTTGCGAACTCGCGCGGCTCACAAACCCTGAGCCTTCGCGTCAGAGACTATGTAGATCGACGTTGGTTCCGTGGTCTACTATCCGCACCATAGCTGTTTTGCCATACCGGAGGCCGGTATGTGCGGGCCTGAAGCTGAAAATACGTGCACTGGAGAACTCCATGCCGAAGAAGCTGATCAGTCTCATCGCATTACTCGTCACTGTGCAATTTCTCTCATCCGGCACCACCCGGCAGGCACGAGCGCAGGCGCCGGCGGCTCCCTATCCCGTCGCCGCTCCTCTCGATCAGTACCTCATCCCGGAGAAAACCTCCGAGATCGAGCTCGCTCGCAGTGCTGCCCCCGCATCCATCTCGGACGGAGCGGAGGTGCTTGTGCTCTCGCAGCAGGGCTACACGACCGCAGTCAAGGGCAGCAATGGCTTCGTCTGTCTGGTAGAGCGGTCATGGGCCAAGTCCACGGACGATCCGGAGTTCTGGAACCCCAAAGTTCAAGCCCCTCACTGCTTGAATGCGCCCGCCGCAAAGACCTATCTGCCCATCGTCCTGTTGAAGACCAAACTGGTGCTGGCAGGAAAATCAAAGATGGAGATTGCGCAGACACTCAAAGCGGCACTCGACAAAAAGGAACTACCCACGCTGGAGCCGAATGCGATGTGCTACATGATGTCAAAGCAGCAGTATTTAAGCGACGATGACACGCACTGGCATCCGCACATGATGTGGTATGTCCCGGGCGACGCAACTCAAAGCTGGGGAGCGAATCTGGCCGGGGTGCCCACGATTGCCGGCAATGTCCCCGAAGACCGCATGACCATCTTTCTCATCCGAGTTGGCCACTGGTCGGACGGTACGCTCGCCCCCCAGGATACGCACTAGCAGCCAAAATCACTCACCTCAACACACGCCGGAACCCTATCCGGCGGCGCTTCGGCCTGCGCACCATCCCAAAAAAAAATAATTGTTGACTATCTACAATAGCCTTGTGTAGATAGTCATAGTATGGGTAAGCCAAGCGATCTCGTGCAAGGCACGTTAGACCTCCTCATCCTCAAAACCATCGCCCTCGAGCCGATGCACGGCTGGGCCATCGCCAAACGCATCCAGCAGATCTCGAACGAGGTCCTCCAGGTCCAACAAGGCTCCCTCTACCCCGCTCTCCACCGCCTGGAGCAGCAGGCATGGATACGCGCCAAATGGACCGAGACCGAAACCGGCCGTCAGGCCAAGTTCTACTCCCTCACCGCCGCCGGACGCGCCCAGTTGGAGCGTGAAAAGGAAAGCTGGAGCAGGCTCTCCAACGCCATCAACCTGGTGGTCGAGAACGTATAGCAACGGAGGTACAAATGCGCTGGATCCAACGTCTCCGCATGGCCATGTTGATGCTCTTCCGCCGCAGCTCCGAAACAGCTCGTCTCGACCAGGAGATGCAGTTTCACCTCGACCAGCAGATCGCCGAAAACATAGCCGCCGGAATGGCGGCGGATCAGGCCCGCTCCGCCGCCTTGCGCACCTTTGGCAATCCAACCCTGCTTCACGATCAGGCTCGTTCCACCTGGAGTTGGAGCTGGCTGGAAAAGTTCACCCGCGACGTCCGATACGGCGCCCGAACCCTCGTCCGCTCTCCCGGCTTCGCCATCGTCGCCGTCCTCGTCATGGCCCTCGGCATCGGCGCCACCACCTCGCTGTTCACCATCGTGCGCGCCGTCCTGCTCAAGCCTCTGCCCTTCCACGATCCCAACAATCTCGTCATGGTCTACGAGCACTTTCACGACAACCAGCTCGGCGATGGATTCAACGTCGTCGCACCCGGCGACTTCCGCGACTGGCGTGCGCACACCAACGGCTATCAGGACATGGCCGCATGGCGCGAGTATGGCTTCAATCTCGCCGGCGAACACGCCGAACTACCCGAGGTCGTCAAGGCCGCAGGCGGCTCCTGGAATCTCTTTCCTCTCCTCGGTATTCAGATGGCCCACGGCCGCTCCTTCACCCCCGAAGAAGATCAGGTCGGTGCCAACCACGTTGTCCTGCTCACCTGGAACATCTTTCAAAGGCGCTTTGCCGGAGACGCCTCCATCGTAGGCAAACAGGTTCGTCTCGACAGCAATCCGTACACGGTCATCGGCGTCCTCCCCGCCTCGTTCACCTATCCCGATTCGAAGACCCAGGTCTGGGTGCCCTACGCACAAACCCTCACCGCACGCCAATACGACGCGCACGACAATCATCAAAGCCTCGTCATCGCCAGGCTCAAGCCTGGAGTCACCGCCACATCGGCGCTCGCACAAGTCAGCGCTCTGCAGTACCAACTGCATCTGGCCAACGCGTCGAAGCCCGTCGCAGAAAGCGCCGTCTCCCGGCCCATGATCGACGACGTAGTCCTCGACATAAAGACTCCACTCACCGTCCTCTTTTGCGCCGTCGGGTGCATGTTGCTCATCGCCTGTCTCAACGTCTCCAACCTCTTCGTCGCACGCAGCGCGGCCCGGCGCAAAGAGATCGCAGTGCGCGGCGCCCTGGGCGGCACACGTCTCACCCTCATCCGCGAACTGATGACCGAAAGCCTGTTGATCTGCACCGCCGGAGGTGTACTCGGACTGGCAATCTCTGCTCTCACAACCCGCTGGCTCGCAACGCACTGGGACGCGCTGCCCCGCGCCGAGGTGGTGCGGATGGACGTCCCCGTCCTCGCCTTCTCCATGGGTCTCGTCGTCTTAACGGCGTTGTTGGCAGGTCTGCTGCCCGCCATCTCAGCAACCGGAAAGATGGCCTTCGGAGTCCTTCAGGAGTCCTCGCGATCCGTCGGTGGCAGCACCTCACGCGCAACCATGCGCAAAACTCTGCTCGCGGTAGAGATCGCCCTCACCGTGATCCTGCTCTTCTCCGCCGCCCTCCTCTTCAAGAGCTTCATGCATCTCAGAACCACTGACCTTGGCTGTGTCACCGATCGCGTCCTCACCATCAAATACGGCCTGCCGGAGAATCAGTACAACACCAGGGAAAAGGTCGTAGCCTTCCATGAGTCTCTGCTCGAAAAAGTGCGACGCCTACCCGGAGTCACCTCTGCAGCCCTTGTCTCCACTCCTCCCGGAGGAGGCTACGAAGGCGACGACGTCTTCACCATCCCCGAGCACCCGCCAGCCGCCTCCGTCCTGCAGGACGACGCCATCTATCGTTCCGCCGATCCCGAATACTTCAAGGTCATGCAGATCCCGCTAATCAGCGGCCGCGTCTTCACCGATCAGGAGCGTCTCACCCGCGATCACTACCTCGTCGTCAGTAAAAAACTCGCCGACCAATACTTCTCCAGCGACAACCCCATCGGCCGGCACATCAGAGTCAGCTGGGACACGCCAGAACCGGAAAACTACGAGATCATCGGCGTCGTCGGCGACACCGTCTACGACGTCGCCCAGCCCATTAAACCCACCATGTACTTTCCTATCCTCTCCGGCCTTCCCAACCAGGTCAGCAGCGCCACCATCATGGTGCGCACCGCAGGTGATCCTCTTCTCGTCTCTGTTCCCGTGCAGAAACAAGTGGCCGCGCTCGATCCTTCGCTTCCCGTCTACGACGTTCTCACCATGCAACAGATTCTCGGCAAGACCACCGCCAGCCAGAGCTTCAGCGCTACTCTCACACTCGCCTTCGCACTGCTCTCCCTGCTTCTCGCCGCCATCGGACTCTACGGCGTCCTTTCGTATCTCATCTCGCAGCGCATCACGGAGATCGGCATCCGCGTTGCCCTCGGCGCCCAGCGCTCCCAGGTCCTGCGCCTCATTCTTCTAGACGGCCTGCGTCCCGTCTTCCTCGGCCTCCTCATCGGTCTCGCAGGCGGCGCAGTGGTCGGAACGCTCATACGGTCCATCCTCTTCGGAACCAGCCCCTACGATCCCGTCGTCTTCGCCGCCATGATTGTCAGTCTTCTGCTCACCGCCGTCGCCGCATGCGCCATCCCCGCCCTTCGCGCTCTCAAGATCGATCCCATGCAAGCCCTGAGGACCGAGTAAGCGGTCAAATCCCTGACCGTGAGTCTTCCGGTCTTATACGGCAGCCTTTTCTACCAGGCCCTTCAAAACTGTCTCCAACTCAACCTTGCCCTTCCGCACCTCCGCGGGTCTCTCAAATTCAATCCAGCCTTCATTGAATCCATCGAGCATTCGCATCCATGGTGTCGGATTCTTCATCCCCTGCGAACGAGACACTGCCTCCCACTCCTCACGCGGAACCAGCTCCACCGCAATCGGACGCCCCAGCACCTTTGCAAATCCCGCAGCCAGGTCATTCGGCGATACAGGGCGCGGCCCAGTCAACTCCACCACCCGATGTCCGGTCCATGTCTCCTGCAACAACTCAGCGCCAAGCTGCCCGATATCCGCGGTCGCGATAAACGGAAACCCCTTATCAGCCGGAGCCAAAAAGCTATAAACCACACCCGTATCCCGAGCAGACGCGACATTATGCGCTGAGTTCTCCATAAACCAGCCCGGACGCAGAATCGTAATCGGCAGGGATACCTCTCCCAGCATCCTCTCGAGAATCGTATGCAGTGACAGCAGATTCTGTTCAGTCGCCTGTGCTCCAATCGTCGAAAGATGTACCACCCTCTTCGGACGCGCAGACTTCAACGCCTCCGTCAAAACCTTCGACATCACCATATGCTCTGCGAAACCAGGCGTCGGATCGTATATCGGCGGCAGCATCGTAAACACGCCATCAACTCCCTGAAACGCTGCAGTCAGTGACTTCACATCATTCAAATCAGCAACCGCGATCTCGCATCCAAGCCTCGCCCACTCCTCACTCTTCTTGGCATCGCGCACGATCGCACGCACAGACTTCTTCGCAGCCAGCAGAGTTCTTGCCATCTCACCGCCGACATTACCCGTTACTCCCATCACTGCAAACATGGTCAATCTCCTTGAGGAATCAAAATCAGATCCGCATATAGGATGGGAAAATCAAAATGACTATTCATACATAAACAGAACTAGAATCATTACCAGCAGTTATGAATAAAATGACACCCTCCAATGCTCCGAATGATCGCCTGCTAAGCGGCATCAGTGTGCTCATGGCAGTTGTCGAAGGGGGTAGTTTCATCCGCGCAGCTGAGGCTCTCGGCATCACTCAGCCAGCCGTCAGTCGCTCCATCGCCCGCCTCGAATCCCGCGTCGGCGTTCGTCTGCTCGACCGCACCACCCGCTCCCTCACCCTGACCGCCGAAGGCCGCCGCCTCTACGAAGAGACCAGCCCTCTCCTCACCGGCATCGCCGACGCTGTCACCTTCGCCTCCGGATCTTCCGCCACCGTCCGTGGCCGCCTCCGCGTCAACATGGACCCGCTCTTCTCCAGCCTTCTCCTCGCCCCGCATCTGGGCGGCTTTCTCGACCGCTACCCCGAGGTCTCGCTCGAACTCCTCACCCGCCCAGAGTTGGGCGACCTCGTCTCCGAAGGCTTTGATCTGGCTGTCCGCTTCGGCGAACCGCCCTCCTCATCACTCGTCGCACGCAAACTCCTCGAAACCCACATCGTCACCGTCGCGGCCCCATCGTATCTCGCCAGGCAGGGACGCCCAGAGAAGCCCACCGATCTGGCAAAACACCACTGCCTCCAATTCCGAGATCCACGAACCAACCAGCCCTACGAGTGGGAGTTCCATCGCGGCCGCAGGATCGTCCCCATCAAGACCTCAGGCCGTCTCATGCTCTCCGACCCCTACACCTTCCTCGGGGCCTGCGTCGCCGGAGCAGGAATCGCCCAGGTTCTCGCCCTCTCAGTCCAGACAGAACTCGATCGTGGCGACCTCATCGACCTCTTCCCCGATTGGCCCGACGAAAAGTTCCCCCTCTTCGCCCTTTACCCCTCCCGCCACCTTCCACCCGCCAAACTTCGCGCCTTCCTCGACTTCGTCCTCGAACTCGCGAACCCTCCCTCACGTCCTCAAAAATAAATCTGAAAAAGTTGGCGCATTTTTCGTTGTCGGCCAAACCGATGCCAAGCCACCACATCCACCACGCAAAACACCACGATCTCACCACAAAAACACCGCGTCCAAACCACCACTTTTCCTAAAACCACCCCCAAAAACGCCCCAAAAGGACGCAAAAAAGCCCCGGCAACCACCGGGGCTTTTTTTCTAAACCAAATCCCAAAAAACTAAACGCTGAAGCTCGATCCGCAACCGCAGGTGCTCTTCACCGCGGCATTCTCGAACTTGAACCCGGCGGCCTCAAGCGTCTCCACATAGTCCACCGTGCAATTCTGCAGGTACATAGCTGAGGTCGCGTCCACAAACACCTTTAGATCCTCGAACTTATAGACCTTGTCCATCATTCCGCTCTGATTTTCAAACGACATGGAGTACTGGAAACCCGAACATCCACCACCAACCACACCGATCCGAAGCCCAGCCGGGACCGGAGTCTGCGTCGCCATGATCTCCCGAACCTTGTTGATCGCGGCCGGAGTCAAAGTCACAGGCGTAGTCGAAGCAGGTGCTCCAACAACGACTTCAGGGGTAACAGTAGCAGTCGACATCGGCAAATCTCCTTGTCTCATTCAGACATCTTTAAGTGTATGCCCCTGCCTCTGCTCCGGCAAGTGCTCATTCCATAGGATGCGCCGCAGCCCAGTCCGATTCAGCAGCCTGCCTAAGAATCCTGCTACCATTCCACCTGCCCCTCCATCCAAATAACGTGAAGCTTCTCCTCTTCATCTCGAACGCCTTCATCAACACCATGGGCATCACCCAGCCCTCACCCAGGGCCGCAAATCGTGCAGCGTGGTTCATCTTCATCATGCTGTCTACGGTGCTCGCCGTCGTTGCAACCATTGCGTTTCTGGCCATCCGCTGGGCCTCTCATCGCTAACATTCCAGCCTCGTTATAACTTAGTCTCCCCTTCGAAAAACGCTGTTCCATCAATAGTCCCAAAGCGTATCATTGCGACGGACGGCCCGTTACCAAAGACACATAACTCGCAAGAATCGGCACACGGACCGCCCGAAAAAACGTCGGCCCTGTCACAGGGCGGAGGAACCGCTATGAGCGCTTTACCTGTTCTCCTAATCGTCTGGGCGGTATTTTCGGCCTGTTTCCTCGCGCTACTCGCCTACAAGGGACAGCTCACCCGCTATGAAGAGGACCAGCTCTTCCTCAGTGAAAACGCGACTCACGAACAACAGATACAGACCGAGATCGTCCGTAAAGTAACCAAGATCGCGCCGTTCGTCCGCGTCTTTGGTGTTGCGGCTGCGGTCATGACCGCGGGCATCATCGGCATCTTCACCTTCGACGCCTGGCAGCATCTCAGGTAGATCTTCGAAAACACGGGCCGGCCGTCTCGTAAAGACCGTGCCGGCCGTATGCTTACCCGCCGCGCTCTATGCCTTGGAAAAATCGCCCTACCGCAACGGGAGTGTAATGTCTTCCTGAGAGAAGCCTCTACCCTCCCGCCGTCCGACGTGTGTCGTTACTTCCCTCTCACCGCAATCACTTCTATCTCAATCAGCGCCCACGGAGCGGCCAGCGCCGCCACTTGAAACGCGCTCCTCGCCGGCTTATTCGGCTGATCCTTCGTCCCAAAGAACTGCGTATACGCCGCCTGAAGCCCCGGGAAATCCAGCTTGCCACCCTTCTCCGGATCACCCGCCAGAAACACCGTCATCTTCACGACGTCCTTCATATCCAGCCCTTGCTCTTTCAACAGCGCCTGAATCTTATTCAACGCGCTCAACGCCTGCGTCTTTGTATCGCCATAAACTGCAGCAGTCCCCTTCGCCTC
This Tunturibacter gelidoferens DNA region includes the following protein-coding sequences:
- a CDS encoding NmrA family NAD(P)-binding protein; amino-acid sequence: MFAVMGVTGNVGGEMARTLLAAKKSVRAIVRDAKKSEEWARLGCEIAVADLNDVKSLTAAFQGVDGVFTMLPPIYDPTPGFAEHMVMSKVLTEALKSARPKRVVHLSTIGAQATEQNLLSLHTILERMLGEVSLPITILRPGWFMENSAHNVASARDTGVVYSFLAPADKGFPFIATADIGQLGAELLQETWTGHRVVELTGPRPVSPNDLAAGFAKVLGRPIAVELVPREEWEAVSRSQGMKNPTPWMRMLDGFNEGWIEFERPAEVRKGKVELETVLKGLVEKAAV
- a CDS encoding HesB/IscA family protein, producing the protein MSTATVTPEVVVGAPASTTPVTLTPAAINKVREIMATQTPVPAGLRIGVVGGGCSGFQYSMSFENQSGMMDKVYKFEDLKVFVDATSAMYLQNCTVDYVETLEAAGFKFENAAVKSTCGCGSSFSV
- a CDS encoding RidA family protein; this encodes MKIKLGVMAAALMAVACGVQGQVVVKHLQPNEKSPIANGVWAGDTLYLSGQLASPVTPADEAKGTAAVYGDTKTQALSALNKIQALLKEQGLDMKDVVKMTVFLAGDPEKGGKLDFPGLQAAYTQFFGTKDQPNKPARSAFQVAALAAPWALIEIEVIAVRGK
- a CDS encoding LysR family transcriptional regulator, which encodes MNKMTPSNAPNDRLLSGISVLMAVVEGGSFIRAAEALGITQPAVSRSIARLESRVGVRLLDRTTRSLTLTAEGRRLYEETSPLLTGIADAVTFASGSSATVRGRLRVNMDPLFSSLLLAPHLGGFLDRYPEVSLELLTRPELGDLVSEGFDLAVRFGEPPSSSLVARKLLETHIVTVAAPSYLARQGRPEKPTDLAKHHCLQFRDPRTNQPYEWEFHRGRRIVPIKTSGRLMLSDPYTFLGACVAGAGIAQVLALSVQTELDRGDLIDLFPDWPDEKFPLFALYPSRHLPPAKLRAFLDFVLELANPPSRPQK
- a CDS encoding ABC transporter permease, which codes for MRWIQRLRMAMLMLFRRSSETARLDQEMQFHLDQQIAENIAAGMAADQARSAALRTFGNPTLLHDQARSTWSWSWLEKFTRDVRYGARTLVRSPGFAIVAVLVMALGIGATTSLFTIVRAVLLKPLPFHDPNNLVMVYEHFHDNQLGDGFNVVAPGDFRDWRAHTNGYQDMAAWREYGFNLAGEHAELPEVVKAAGGSWNLFPLLGIQMAHGRSFTPEEDQVGANHVVLLTWNIFQRRFAGDASIVGKQVRLDSNPYTVIGVLPASFTYPDSKTQVWVPYAQTLTARQYDAHDNHQSLVIARLKPGVTATSALAQVSALQYQLHLANASKPVAESAVSRPMIDDVVLDIKTPLTVLFCAVGCMLLIACLNVSNLFVARSAARRKEIAVRGALGGTRLTLIRELMTESLLICTAGGVLGLAISALTTRWLATHWDALPRAEVVRMDVPVLAFSMGLVVLTALLAGLLPAISATGKMAFGVLQESSRSVGGSTSRATMRKTLLAVEIALTVILLFSAALLFKSFMHLRTTDLGCVTDRVLTIKYGLPENQYNTREKVVAFHESLLEKVRRLPGVTSAALVSTPPGGGYEGDDVFTIPEHPPAASVLQDDAIYRSADPEYFKVMQIPLISGRVFTDQERLTRDHYLVVSKKLADQYFSSDNPIGRHIRVSWDTPEPENYEIIGVVGDTVYDVAQPIKPTMYFPILSGLPNQVSSATIMVRTAGDPLLVSVPVQKQVAALDPSLPVYDVLTMQQILGKTTASQSFSATLTLAFALLSLLLAAIGLYGVLSYLISQRITEIGIRVALGAQRSQVLRLILLDGLRPVFLGLLIGLAGGAVVGTLIRSILFGTSPYDPVVFAAMIVSLLLTAVAACAIPALRALKIDPMQALRTE
- a CDS encoding PadR family transcriptional regulator gives rise to the protein MGKPSDLVQGTLDLLILKTIALEPMHGWAIAKRIQQISNEVLQVQQGSLYPALHRLEQQAWIRAKWTETETGRQAKFYSLTAAGRAQLEREKESWSRLSNAINLVVENV